The window GTGGGAGGAGTCTGAGGAATGTTGGGCTTGTCCATGGCCCACCTGAGGTTGCTGTCATCCTGGTTAACATCGGATTCATGGCGGCATGAAATGAGGGGGCGCCACTCTCGAGCTCTCTCGCATTCAAACATCTGTTCGCCCAATTTAGCCCTAATCTCCTCGTATTTGTGTTTGGAGGGGATGAGTCTCCACTTGGAACATAAACCGCATCTAACTGCGTACAGCTTCACCGATTCCCACACCTTCTTTGCTTGCACCGCATCTGTTTCTTCCATTGCACtaatcaaattattcattGCCGCCTACTTGATATGCATGTATTTATGGGGCTAATTAAGTCGTATATTATTTCCCCAAATATGCTTGTGTGTTGTGTCGTTACACATTCAATTCTATTAATTACCGAGATTAATACACCTTTGATTTCATGGTATTATGGAGATTAATGATATTTGGTGTTTGCCAAAACAGAACAAACAAAcatgaaagagaagaagaaaatagcACATGCATACATagagaaaattaatatagaaaatcaatttttttgttgagaaTATGTAACTAATATTCCATATAAAATACTAGAGAAAAGGGTGATAGGGTCCAAActtgaaataattatagtattcaGTTTGTTGTAATCACACGATAAGATTATTAGTACGATCTCAAAGTAAAGAGTTAAAGATTaaatttccattaatttttatgttggAATCTCGCTGACTTGCAAGTTGGCGACTCGCAGGGATGACGCAAGAATTCAGAATGGGCCAGCGAGTCACTGAGTTGCAACCTAGCGACTAGCAGCGGATAAGTTCGATTCAATTTCGGATTTCTACCTATTTAACACACCTCCAAAAGCACACACACGTCCTAAGCTTTATAACTTCGTCGCAGAGCAAGATGAAGGAACTTTAATCAATGATTTGAAGACTTCCAACCGTCCAGCTTTCTCCATGACATCCATTCTCTAGTTGTTcatgtttttattgttttcaacCGAATATTTTGCTAGATTACCTATGAACAAGAGTAGCTAAAAACCTTTGTATGGTTTTGGTGAAGGCTACAAgtttatgttttgatttatgcAATTGAACCTTTTTACCTAGTTCTTATGATTGTGTTGATTGTTCTTAtgcttttattgttcttttgcTTAATCAACATGAAAACTATGCTTGTTTAGCTAAATTAATCAAGAGATAGTTAGCTTTAAATGGCTAAGGGAACGAGCATCACTTAAATTATCTAAACTCGAGAGAGGGGATCCTTTATGAGGGGTTTGGGACCGGGAGTTTAAGGAGATAGAGTCTAATCTATTGGAAGGAGATTTTGTaattactacctccatccTATTCATGATGttcatatttccttttaagtTTGTCCCACCCAAGAAGtccactttctatatttggaaataatctctctcttcctctctcttatctcctcattaaaaaatataaccaCATTTTTCTTACTACTTACTCCACATAACAACTTCTAAAATCCCATGTTACTTAAgaatgtggacatcttgagtgagagtgagacggagggagtaaaatttaatCTACTAAATAAGTGCATTAGAGAGAGAGGTTATCCTAGGATCGCGACTTTCCTTGTAATCCTAGAGACACAAAGTAGGTAATAGGTTTAGTTAATTGAATCAAGACAAAGACTTCTCCATTACTTCCAAAAGCTATGCTTCTTCTGCATATTTTATCACAACCAAATTAtcttttgctttgttttactttaattGCTTTAGTTAGTAATTTTAGAATCATAAAACAAACCTCCTTCTGTCGTCTAGATGTTGAACGATTATAATTCGAGGTACTGAAGTGCTAATTAGTCCATGTGAACATGATACTCTGGCTTGCTTTTACTACAATATCTTACCTTCATACACTTGCATAGTATAGCTTGCACACAGTTAAGCGAGGTGAGTCACCTACTTAAAACTAAAACGAAAGAATGATTTTGATCTAATTAGACCTCTAACTCGTTAAATGTCGTCCGTGAATATgatattgtaaattaattgGAAGCGCTGACATTAGAAATTAATAGGAAGAAGGCATTGTTCTTTTGAGAAGTTTACAATGATACTTTAATCAAATGCATGACTCAAATCCAAATGGATGGAACAACTAAAAGCTTATGCAGAGATCTATTTAAATTGAAGGACGCGTTAATAATTTTGTGTATCCAATTAGATTACAATGAAATGAtgcaactatatatatatgtaggtTTGAAAGTTTCTTAAGTTAAAGTTGAACGCGGctttaaaatatcacaattgATTTATAAACAATATGGAAGCCTGGTGAAAGAAGTCTTCAACATTGGTAATGCTGGATCAACTTCAAAAGAAACTTTCAAACGCATCTATCCAAAAAAGGACGTAAGATGTAAACACGTCTCTCTCTCCACAGACAAGCTTATGCATATAGCAATCATAACCCACACAAAGTTAGCTACTTAGCTTCCAACTCCAGATATGGCAGCATCGATCAAAGGCGTGTATTACCCTTCATGGTCTAACATGGACCCCTCCTCCATCAAAACTAAGCATTACACTCACATCTTCTACGCATTTCTCAATCCAAACAACTCCACCTTCCAATTCCAAATAGACCAAACCCAAGCTCCACTGCTTCGCAACTTCACCTCCACTCTCCGTGCAGCCAATCCTCCCCTCACCACACTCTTCTCTGTTGGCGGCGCTTCCGAGGGCACCGCCATCTTCTCCCGTCTCGCCTCCAACCGTTCCTCACGCGCAGCTTTCATTCACTCCAGCATACAAGTCGCAAGAACATTCGGGTTTCTTATCTCATCTTTGTTAACGGAGTAGTAATTATGTATGTATTGACTCTAAAATTCAGGTTTGTTGCCCAACAGATTTGATGGAGTAGATTTGGATTGGGAGTTCCCTCAAACTCGcacggaaatggaaaacttGGGATACCTGTTGGACGAGTGGCGCGCGGCGGTGCAGAGGGAGGCGGCCAACACAAGGCGGAGGCCGCTCCTCCTCACAGCCGCGGTGTACTACTCGGCCGTGTTCTCCTGGGGTGAGCCGCGGGCGTTCCCGGCGGCCTCGATGAGCAGGAATCTGGACTTGATCAACGTCATGAACTACGACTACCACGGCTCGTGGAACACGTCCTTCACCGGCGCCCATTCGGCCATGAGCACGAGCGACGGGCTCGGGTCGTGGATCCGGGCCGGGGTGCCTCGCAGCAAGCTGGTCATGGGGCTGCCCCTTTATGGGAGGACGTGGAAGCTCAGGGACCGTAGGGTCCACGGTGTGGGTGCTGCGGCTGTGGGCGCGGGGCCCGGCAGTGATGAGCCAGGCATGCTGACTTATGCTGAGGTGCTGGAATTTAATAGGACTAAGAACGCGATGGTCGTGCATGACGTGGCGACGGAGTCGATGTACTCCGTGGCGGGTGATAATTGGGTGGGATACGATGATGAGAGGACTGTGACTGCCAAGATTGCTTATGCTAAGAACCTTGGTATTCGTggctacttcttttgggctaTTGATGGTGATTACCATTGGACCATCTCCAAAAGAGGTCATCTCTAAACTACAAGCATcattgatttaaatttaaatatagtcAAGTTTGAGCTAACTTTTTCTTGTTATGTTGTGTTTTGCAGCTTCAGAACAGTGGCGTCCCTGAAATCAAAGTGAAATGCATCATGATGGGTACTTTGGAATAAGGTCGActgtattttgtttcataacatctactagtactattttgtttcataagGTCTTTGCatctttgttcttttttttccctgTATTCAGTTGATGAccagtatatatataaattgattgtGTGTATTACATGTTTTAGTAAGATCATCACCAAGCACCCAAAAGAGATATAGCCTCTGAACCCTTAAGCCCAAAAGAAAATactttatggagtattttttcaATATGATCTGACACAACAGTCAGAAAAGAgattctattttcatttaactaTTATTACTGCTGCATGGATCATAAGACTTTCACTTATTAAATACAAATTCGGTATAATTCAACAGAAAAAAAgaactaatattattatttacactttaaaaaaaaatgtatttccTCCATCCCACTCTACATTGAACATTTTCTACTTGCCACGtgattttacattttttattttgtaaattgagCAGataatggtaaaataagagaaaagataaattgaaGATAATGATATTCTCATTATAGGAAATGCATTAATTAGAGTGAAACATTAAAAAAGGAGAATAAGCAAACATATCTATTACATTTTGACAACATGTATAGTTAATATGAAAACATcagtaatataaaataattaatccataatttaatattcaataaaacAATTGTAGTTTATaagttttgaaaaacaaaaacatgattataaataattaggaaaaatAACTTAGAATGATAACAACAAACTAGTGTtcacaagttttaaaaaacttTCTTTCTAAATAACATTAATAGGGGAATCACTACTGCTATCAACAtcatatttacaaattaaaatcttcAAAAATGGCTTAAGAGTGAATTTTCTATACCAAATTTACGCATAAAATCATAGATAAgattaataaaacaatataagaAATATCCACCGAGCAATCTTTTGTTGTAATTACTCCCTCCTGTGGCCATGTCGCCATTCATTATCCCATTTttgaataatgaaaattttaaaaaaattgtttgactttatcaGAATTGAGTTCAAGTGATTTCTTCACAATAATTTGAGATTATCAACAAatcaaatgaataaagtattaataaaactaaacggagttcataaatatataattccgaaaaatacaataaaatactttagatcaataaaaaaactcacccacactttattatattgaatttaaaattatataaaattaattactaaatagtaacaaaattttataacaaataaagACAATTAGTAAgtaatgtttaaaattttctagCATATGTGTATCACTGATACATGGAGTATATCTTCTTTTACATATATCTTGAAGAGACTGTTCAGTGTTCAGATCTCAAAATATTTCTCTTCAGTTTTgatctgaattttttttagcactaaCATGAATTTTAGAGTAGTATTCATGAAATGGCTTTCACATGAAGtttgtaaaatagaaaatttagaattctctacaacaaaaacaaaatatcgcGTTCAGCttctttaccaaaaaaagacAAATATCGCATTTTAACAATATACACAATGACCATCGGTTTGAAATATATGCGAAATAATCAATATACAGCTAAAATAACCAAAAGATAAAGACTTCAccatagaaaaataaaatgattaactacaaaacaaaaaaaaggggtCAAAATCTTTTGATGATTGAAGTTGAACATGATAGAAAGATGCGGCAGATGCaaatattctatatattttatagtcATGAAATCAGAAATTAAAGAAAGTTGGAAATATTGACATCCTATTATTTCACTATAAAAACTATCCACAAATGTATGGGATTATTGCAATAATGACAAGTAAAAATATTGTATTCCACGGATACAAATGGTATCATACATAGATTTTTcgtaaaattacataaattctCCATTCAAAAACATATAAAGGTACTAGAGAAAATCAATATAGAAAATCGATTTTTCAGTTGAGAATATGTAACTAATattccatataaaaataatagagaaaagGAAAGGATGATATGATCAAAActtgaaataattatattcaatttgTTTGCATAATGATATAGTTACAGGAGTTGCAGGATACCAGATTTGGAAgctaagaaaattatattttagattttatttattttctagttaatagaattagtagatggaaaaatattaggagtaattatttttctttctataaattaggttttcctattttgcttatttttcttttagttattttttttctagttgTATTTTTCATAAGTTTAGGATTTCCCTTTGCCTATATAAAAGCTTCATTGTTGAATTTAAAAGACTGacttttgaatattaattttacgtTGAGTTTTTATACTCTGAAGTTCTCAATTAGTTGAGTTCTTTATCTACCAGTTTAGTCATTCTCATACGTTTTTGCATCATTCTGCATCACATAAGCTAATAGTATATACAATTACAAGATTATTAGTACGAGCTCAAAGTAAAGAGTTAAGATtaaatttctattaatttttgtgttgtaGTCTGTTGATTAGATTATTTCGTAGATTAATAGATAAATTCTCCATTCAAAACTTGCTACAAACACTATGAAAAAAACATAACTTTTcttctcatatttataaaattatttccttTGTTCCTCATTATATGTCCAACTTTGAcccgagttttaagaaataatgaaaaaagtggatggaaaacagttagtgaaatatgagtcatatttattttataataaaatactcctataaattaaatgagataGTGAAATTTAGTgtctattattaaaaatagtactagtaatagtAAAGCGAGACACTTAATAAGAGAcattccaaaatgaaaaattgggaTATTAAATCGGGGGATATGGAGGGaatacaatataaaaacaagATTCAtaccactattttttttttactatttctgtACAATTTTTAAAGTAGTTTGAATTAAAGTGAGACATTTGTTTATGGacgataaatatatttattgatttggtgcctgaatttgaagaaaataatactaatgaGTAATGAACACAATCCTCATATGATTAACTGACCCGTGTTCTATAAGGGGCTTTACTtatgcaaaatgaaataatgataTTTGATTCATAGGAGTCTAAAAGATATTTAAGGGCATGTTTGATATGATAGAGTGGAATGagggtggaatggaatggaggttggaatggaatggagatATGAATGAATGTCAATTTCCTTGGATTTCCTTTGCATTTTTATCCATTCACtcattcattccatcacaccaagcaaatgaataaaatggaagtaggaatcacattccattccatcataacAAAAAGCCCCTTAATGACGTCCGTGAATATGGCATTGGAAATTAATTGGAAAAGGCCGCTTTATAAGACATTGAAAGCGCTTATAATGATACTCTAGTCAAATGACTCAAATCCAAATCAATGGAACAACTAAAAGCTTATATAGCAATCAATTTATATTCAAGGATGTGTGATTAATTTTGTCTATCCAAATAGATTATATCGAATTGcaacaactatatatatgttcGTATGTAAGATTCTTCAATTCCAACAAATAAGTCAAAAGTTTGAGTAAACTTTAGAAATTTCCATGCGGcttaaaaatatcccaaatcCCAATTGATCTATAAACAAAAGGGACGGCTGGTGAAAGAAATATTCAACCTTGGTGatgcatattataaaattggtCCTTCACAAAATACTAACCGAAACTTACAAATGCATCTATCCAAAATAGGACgtaaaaataatcacatattgtAAACAActcctctctctttctcagCACAGACGTGATATATACAGATAGCCATAGCCATAACACTCACAACCAAAGAAAGCTTCCAAGTCCTAAAAATGGCAGCAGCCCGGAAAAGGATCGTGGTAGCGTGTGTGTGCGCAGCATTGTTGATGACTCTCGCAGTCTCATCGCCTTCGTGCATTCCCGTCAAAGGGGTGTATTTCCCTGAATGGTCTAACGTGGACCCTTCCTCCGTCGAAACCAAGCTTTACACTCACATCTTCTACGCTTTTGTCACTCCACACAGCGACACCTTCCAATTCCAAATAGACCAAACTCGAGCTCCACTGCTTCTCAACTTCACCTCCACCATCCATGCCGCCAACCCTCCCCTTATCACACTCTTCTCTGTTGGTGGCGCTGCTGAGGGCACCGCCTTCTTCTCCCGTCTCGCCTCCAACTCTTCCTCGCGCGC is drawn from Salvia hispanica cultivar TCC Black 2014 chromosome 6, UniMelb_Shisp_WGS_1.0, whole genome shotgun sequence and contains these coding sequences:
- the LOC125194185 gene encoding class V chitinase CHIT5b-like, with translation MAASIKGVYYPSWSNMDPSSIKTKHYTHIFYAFLNPNNSTFQFQIDQTQAPLLRNFTSTLRAANPPLTTLFSVGGASEGTAIFSRLASNRSSRAAFIHSSIQVARTFGFDGVDLDWEFPQTRTEMENLGYLLDEWRAAVQREAANTRRRPLLLTAAVYYSAVFSWGEPRAFPAASMSRNLDLINVMNYDYHGSWNTSFTGAHSAMSTSDGLGSWIRAGVPRSKLVMGLPLYGRTWKLRDRRVHGVGAAAVGAGPGSDEPGMLTYAEVLEFNRTKNAMVVHDVATESMYSVAGDNWVGYDDERTVTAKIAYAKNLGIRGYFFWAIDGDYHWTISKRASEQWRP